The Paraburkholderia agricolaris genome includes the window ACTCGAAGGCGGCGGGCGAGGGCGCGCTGCTATGGCCGAAACCCGGATAGTCCGGCGCGATCAGCCGGTAATTCTGCGCGAGCAGCGGCATCAGCGTCTCGTACATGCGCGACGACGACGGAAAGCCGTGCAGCAGCAGAATCACAGGTGCATCGCGCGGCCCCGCCTCGCGATAAAAAATGTCGAGGCCGTCGATTTCGATGCTGCGATAGCGCATTCCGGTGCGTGTGGAAGTCATGAACAGGCTCCTTCAGTGATTCGTAAAATCGATCATGCGCTGTGGCCGCGCGAACTGTCGCGCAGATGCAGCGCTGCTGCCGCGACGAAGAATCCCATCGCAGCGATACCGACGCCCGGCCAGCCCCAGTGGGCGAGCGCCGGTCCGGCGATGGTGGCGCCTATCGCGCTGCCGACGAAAAAGAGCCCGGTATAGAGCCCATTCACCCGGCCACGCGATTCGGGTGCAAGCAGATTGATCGCGCGCCGGCCCAGCGCCTGATCGGCAATCACGCCGCCGTCGATAAAGAATGCCGCCACCGCCAGCATGGCGATCGATGCGGCACGCGACACGCCCGAGGTCAAAGCCAGTGTCGCCATCAGGGCGGCGGCGATGGCGATCGCATGCGCGAGCAGGGTGGCGGGCTTCGACCAGCCCCGGTCGCCGGCACGGCCCGCCAACGGCGCGATGAACACGCTGCCGCCGCCGGCCAGCGCGAACAGCGCGATGGCGTTGCTGTTCAGACCGAGCGGTGCGCGCGCGAGGACGATGGCCACGCTGCTCCAGAAGGCATTGAAGCCGGCCATCAGCAGACCCTGATACAAAGCCCGGCGGCGCAGCACGGGTTCATGCGCCAGCAGGCGCGCCATCGACGTCAATAACGTGGCATAGGGCGGTGCGTGGACAGGGCGCACATCCGGCAAACGCGGTACCACGGCGAGCGTGACAGCCGCGAGCAGCAGCGCGTCGGCTGCATAGAATGCGCGCCAGCCCAAGGTGCCGCCGATCACACTGGCCAGCGGCCGCGACAGGAGAATGCCGAGCATCAAACCGCTCATCACGTTGCCGACCACTTTGCCG containing:
- a CDS encoding MFS transporter; the protein is MDSPTMQCQTAARAATPPTQSVPTVRFAAMVAVAVLPLYASQTLIGPLNTSLHLGAWTTLVTALTLLGYAVGLVGLVPLIDRLPNRPLIAATLFAQIACLALAAIAPLAMVFLVTSFAVGVTSSVVQMLVPAAASLAPPASRGKVVGNVMSGLMLGILLSRPLASVIGGTLGWRAFYAADALLLAAVTLAVVPRLPDVRPVHAPPYATLLTSMARLLAHEPVLRRRALYQGLLMAGFNAFWSSVAIVLARAPLGLNSNAIALFALAGGGSVFIAPLAGRAGDRGWSKPATLLAHAIAIAAALMATLALTSGVSRAASIAMLAVAAFFIDGGVIADQALGRRAINLLAPESRGRVNGLYTGLFFVGSAIGATIAGPALAHWGWPGVGIAAMGFFVAAAALHLRDSSRGHSA